A window of the Chondrinema litorale genome harbors these coding sequences:
- a CDS encoding helix-turn-helix domain-containing protein, translating into MYISERQIELLILRSGLCSSKLKNTLEIFRMEVSRILLKQHIQKKEDHSLSFRLFDLSAEYLETYAKAHKKDHFCLIFLTQGSIKVQIEDDYHKLKPGKVSVIFPDQIQVISDISDDVSGKVLLFDEVLFCSDILNNELTVYNVNLSARLRCVQLTEEDFEQTLAHTYAIEKIYATPSLIKKEQARFYIKILLLGIIEALHGEIPMLHLESDKLLYIQFKKVLNTHYKEYRTVKHYADKLAISTKKLNAITKKHCGETAINAIHNRILTEIKRQMLYSDLSHKQIALDLGFSSPSALHKFVKAKLKETPSDLQFKLEQMYNA; encoded by the coding sequence ATGTACATTTCTGAAAGACAGATTGAACTACTAATTTTGCGCTCAGGTTTATGTTCAAGTAAACTAAAAAACACATTAGAGATATTTAGGATGGAGGTATCGAGGATATTATTAAAACAACACATTCAAAAGAAAGAAGACCACAGTCTATCATTTCGCCTATTTGATTTATCAGCAGAATATTTGGAGACTTATGCCAAGGCGCATAAGAAAGATCATTTTTGCCTAATATTTTTAACTCAAGGCAGTATTAAAGTACAAATCGAAGACGATTATCATAAATTAAAACCCGGCAAAGTATCGGTAATATTTCCAGATCAAATTCAAGTAATCAGTGATATAAGTGATGATGTTTCTGGCAAGGTATTACTTTTTGATGAAGTGCTTTTTTGTTCAGATATTTTAAATAATGAATTAACGGTATATAATGTAAACCTTTCTGCAAGGCTTAGATGTGTGCAATTAACTGAAGAGGATTTTGAGCAAACTTTAGCACATACTTATGCCATAGAAAAAATATATGCGACTCCAAGTCTCATTAAAAAAGAACAAGCTCGATTTTACATTAAAATTTTGCTTTTAGGCATTATTGAAGCCTTACATGGAGAAATTCCTATGTTACATCTCGAATCTGATAAGCTGTTATACATTCAGTTTAAAAAAGTTTTAAATACACATTATAAAGAATATAGAACAGTAAAACATTATGCAGATAAGCTTGCTATAAGCACAAAAAAATTAAATGCAATTACAAAGAAACATTGTGGTGAAACAGCTATAAATGCCATACATAATCGAATCCTTACAGAAATAAAGCGACAAATGTTGTATTCAGATTTATCGCATAAGCAAATTGCTTTGGATTTGGGATTTAGCTCTCCATCAGCTTTGCATAAGTTTGTAAAAGCCAAGTTGAAAGAAACGCCAAGCGATCTACAATTTAAATTGGAGCAAATGTATAACGCATAG
- a CDS encoding NAD(P)H-dependent oxidoreductase has protein sequence MKKILIINGHPDKESFNFALADAYINGVSNTAAKVSHINLIDLNFSLNLKFGYRKRTEMEPDLLDALKKIREADHIVWVFPMWWYGYPALMKGFIDRVFLPGIAFEYVEGKAFPKKLFKGKTARIIITADTPQWYDYLFMKRPAINQFKKGTLEFCGISPVKVTYIAPIKTSTAEFRKKWLDRVYKLGKKLS, from the coding sequence ATGAAAAAGATATTAATAATAAACGGACACCCAGATAAAGAAAGTTTTAATTTTGCATTGGCCGATGCCTATATTAATGGAGTATCGAATACAGCGGCAAAAGTGAGTCATATAAATTTAATCGATCTTAATTTTAGCCTAAATCTAAAGTTTGGCTATCGGAAAAGAACAGAGATGGAGCCTGACTTATTAGATGCGCTAAAAAAAATTAGAGAGGCAGATCACATCGTTTGGGTTTTTCCGATGTGGTGGTATGGTTACCCTGCATTAATGAAAGGTTTTATCGATCGTGTTTTTCTTCCCGGGATTGCATTTGAATATGTTGAAGGCAAGGCTTTTCCCAAAAAACTCTTTAAAGGCAAAACAGCCAGAATAATTATTACAGCAGATACTCCGCAATGGTACGATTACTTGTTTATGAAAAGACCTGCTATAAATCAATTTAAAAAAGGCACACTTGAGTTTTGTGGAATTAGCCCAGTAAAAGTAACCTATATAGCACCCATTAAAACCTCTACTGCTGAGTTTAGAAAAAAATGGTTGGATCGAGTATATAAGTTAGGTAAGAAGTTAAGCTAG
- a CDS encoding sugar porter family MFS transporter has product MKQKYQYNIPYLLALALTSAMGGLLFGYDWVVIGGAKPFYELFFQIQNNPTLQGWAMSSALIGCVAGAMLSGGVSDKYGRKQPLILAALLFILSAYGSGATDNYVLFIIYRVIGGVGIGMASALSPMYIAEISPAEYRGRLVAINQLTIVIGILSAQICNYLIADTIPDGYTEQQILNSWNGITGWRIMFWAEIIPASAFFVLMFFVPKSPRFLAKTKNLVKAEDILRKIGGEQYAQQEINGIQNSLVQVKNVEKIKWSELANRKLRPVLITGIILAVFQQWCGINIIFNYADEIFTSAGYSVSDMLFNIVITGSVNLAFTLIAMRVVDQLGRRKLLLFGAGGLAIIYIILGFSYYAGWSGWPILSLVILAISVYAMSLAPVTWVVLAEIFPNRVRGVAVSIATFALWVASFILTFTFPILNNWLEAHGTFWCYAGICVVGFFLIKSRLTETKGKSLEEIEKDLEIHS; this is encoded by the coding sequence ATGAAACAAAAATATCAATATAATATCCCATATTTATTAGCACTCGCCTTAACCTCTGCAATGGGTGGTTTACTTTTTGGCTACGATTGGGTGGTAATTGGAGGTGCTAAACCATTTTACGAATTATTTTTCCAAATTCAGAATAATCCTACTTTACAAGGTTGGGCAATGAGCAGTGCATTAATTGGCTGTGTAGCTGGTGCAATGTTATCTGGAGGTGTTTCTGATAAATACGGCAGAAAGCAACCTTTAATTTTAGCTGCACTTCTTTTTATTCTCTCTGCTTACGGTAGTGGAGCCACAGATAATTATGTGCTCTTTATAATCTACCGAGTAATAGGTGGAGTCGGTATTGGTATGGCTTCTGCACTTTCACCTATGTATATTGCAGAAATTTCTCCAGCTGAGTATCGGGGCAGATTGGTAGCTATAAACCAACTTACCATAGTTATTGGCATTCTCTCTGCACAAATATGTAATTACCTTATTGCCGATACCATTCCAGATGGTTATACAGAACAACAGATTCTTAATTCTTGGAATGGCATAACAGGTTGGCGAATAATGTTTTGGGCTGAAATTATTCCTGCATCAGCATTTTTTGTATTAATGTTTTTTGTTCCTAAGAGTCCACGTTTTCTGGCAAAAACTAAAAATCTGGTAAAAGCTGAAGATATATTAAGAAAAATTGGTGGAGAACAATATGCACAACAAGAAATAAATGGTATACAAAACTCCCTTGTTCAGGTTAAAAATGTAGAAAAAATAAAATGGTCTGAACTGGCTAACAGAAAACTTAGACCTGTTTTAATCACCGGAATAATACTAGCAGTTTTTCAGCAATGGTGTGGTATAAACATCATATTCAATTACGCAGATGAAATTTTTACCTCTGCCGGGTATAGTGTAAGCGATATGCTTTTTAATATTGTAATTACAGGAAGCGTAAACTTGGCTTTTACACTTATCGCCATGCGTGTTGTAGATCAATTAGGCAGAAGAAAGCTTCTCTTGTTTGGTGCAGGAGGTTTAGCTATCATCTATATTATTTTGGGCTTTAGCTATTATGCAGGCTGGTCTGGTTGGCCTATTTTAAGTCTGGTAATACTTGCTATTTCTGTTTATGCTATGTCATTGGCACCTGTAACATGGGTGGTACTTGCAGAGATTTTTCCAAATCGAGTAAGAGGGGTTGCTGTCTCAATCGCAACTTTTGCACTTTGGGTGGCTTCATTTATTCTCACATTTACATTTCCAATTCTTAATAATTGGTTAGAAGCCCATGGTACTTTTTGGTGTTATGCAGGCATATGTGTCGTTGGTTTTTTCCTGATAAAATCAAGATTAACAGAAACAAAAGGCAAATCGCTCGAAGAGATTGAAAAAGATTTAGAAATCCATTCCTAA
- a CDS encoding DUF5107 domain-containing protein produces MKNLVTSKFSKRTIPTYELGKPEINPVFFEKRVYQGSSGKVYPVPFIDKVYDQKVQTQYDEAILENEFVRLVMLPEIGGRIFEAQDKSNNNYDFFYKQEVIKPALVGLAGPWISGGVEFNWPQHHRPGTYLPTDTYLEEEADGAKTFWMSEYDPMYRLKGMHGIRIRPGSSLIELRARLFNRTPLTQTFLWWANVAVRVHEQYQSFFPLDVHYVADHAVRAMSSFPIAENHYYGVPYHEREGKNDLRKYENITVPTSYMVCDTKYNFFGGYDFKTDGGFIHVANRHIAPGKKQWTWGSEEFGKAWDRELTDSGGPYFELMAGVYTDNQPDFSYLLPFETKTFSQFWWSYKKLGPVQNATKDLAIRLDLQQGNKLDVGLAASKSFEALNISIQIGETQHLINKVAISPDNPWLGGGFTFQSGEEDKISMSVFDATGKLLINYKHIEIDKTRNRKVAFEPKQPENVASSIELEMIGEHLELYRHPTRYPEPYWKEAIKKDPKNYKAYISLGKSELKLGKINEAKKYLQTATEVMTTYHPNPSNGEAYYFLGLTYFYTGELDLAYSALYKATWNFEWRASAYYVLAKIDCIKFDFETALEQIEAALDTNRQNNSAIILKAVVLHKIGQKDQAQLILEDLQKIDALDQWANYELATIIHDFAAFLKSSRNDAQTIIDIAFEYAEAGCYQEAIELLKLHLANDVAECAVPNPMGQSVMPKFILSWLYAKIGNKSESQEWLEQASKSSFNYFFPSRLSEQLVLEWALQQMPDCHLAAYGLGNYFFNLKRHKDAIKVWEQAATSNCKYATLYRNLGIAYWNTQTDGEKAKASFTKAIDLAPEDMRIHFEFDQLCKKLNNDPTLRLKKIESLGDLILSRDDFSVELAALYNYAVRYEKALDLLTHRNFHPWEGGEGQVLKQYTYACLKLGQQALAKGDAKLAITYFEKSLNTPDNLGEKYHPLQAKAHINYWKGMACKAGGLAEEAVKYFTESATENGDFIDMAVSDYSEMSFYKALSLKELGKQDEALKIFKGMKNFSNKKLTETVKIDYLATSLPLLLVFEDDIQLRNEIDAKHLLALAHIGLGNKTEAKKLLDYVKALNTMHTGVKEALLFIKSEVVS; encoded by the coding sequence GTGAAAAATTTGGTAACATCAAAGTTCTCTAAGAGAACAATCCCCACATACGAATTGGGTAAACCTGAAATAAATCCTGTTTTTTTTGAAAAGAGAGTCTATCAAGGTTCATCGGGAAAGGTATATCCAGTGCCTTTTATTGATAAAGTTTACGATCAAAAAGTACAAACTCAATATGATGAGGCTATTCTAGAGAATGAATTTGTAAGACTTGTAATGCTACCTGAGATTGGTGGACGCATCTTTGAAGCGCAAGACAAGTCGAATAATAATTACGATTTTTTCTATAAACAAGAAGTAATAAAACCGGCATTGGTGGGTTTAGCAGGTCCTTGGATAAGCGGTGGAGTAGAGTTTAACTGGCCTCAACATCACCGACCAGGGACTTATCTACCAACAGATACTTATCTTGAAGAAGAGGCTGATGGAGCTAAAACTTTCTGGATGTCAGAATACGATCCTATGTATCGCCTAAAAGGGATGCATGGCATTCGGATTCGACCTGGAAGTTCGTTAATCGAATTAAGAGCACGATTATTTAATCGTACTCCACTCACGCAAACTTTCCTTTGGTGGGCAAATGTTGCGGTGAGAGTTCATGAGCAATACCAGAGTTTTTTTCCACTAGATGTTCATTATGTGGCCGACCATGCAGTGAGAGCAATGAGTAGTTTTCCTATTGCAGAAAATCATTATTATGGAGTGCCGTACCACGAAAGAGAAGGAAAAAACGACTTGCGTAAATACGAAAACATTACTGTGCCAACCAGTTATATGGTTTGTGATACAAAATATAATTTTTTTGGAGGATACGATTTTAAAACTGATGGTGGATTTATACATGTGGCCAACAGACATATAGCTCCCGGCAAAAAACAGTGGACTTGGGGTAGTGAAGAATTTGGAAAAGCATGGGACAGAGAGTTGACTGATAGTGGAGGTCCTTATTTTGAATTGATGGCAGGTGTTTACACCGACAATCAACCAGATTTCTCATACCTACTTCCTTTTGAAACTAAAACATTTTCTCAGTTCTGGTGGAGCTATAAAAAGTTGGGTCCCGTTCAAAATGCTACTAAAGACTTAGCTATCCGATTAGATTTACAACAAGGTAACAAACTTGATGTAGGTCTTGCAGCGAGCAAAAGTTTTGAAGCACTAAACATTTCAATACAAATAGGAGAAACACAGCACTTGATTAATAAAGTTGCTATTTCACCAGATAATCCTTGGCTTGGAGGAGGTTTTACATTCCAAAGTGGAGAAGAAGATAAGATTTCGATGTCAGTTTTTGATGCGACTGGTAAGTTACTAATCAACTATAAGCATATAGAAATAGACAAAACTCGAAACAGAAAAGTAGCTTTTGAACCTAAACAGCCAGAAAATGTAGCCAGTTCTATTGAGCTAGAAATGATTGGAGAGCATTTAGAACTATATCGTCATCCAACTAGATACCCAGAACCCTACTGGAAAGAAGCCATTAAAAAAGACCCAAAAAACTATAAAGCATATATCTCTTTGGGTAAATCTGAGCTGAAACTTGGTAAGATTAATGAAGCTAAAAAATATTTGCAAACTGCCACTGAGGTGATGACCACTTATCATCCGAATCCATCTAATGGAGAAGCATATTATTTTCTTGGCTTAACTTATTTCTACACTGGTGAATTAGATTTAGCTTATTCAGCACTTTATAAAGCTACATGGAATTTTGAATGGAGAGCTTCTGCTTATTATGTTTTAGCAAAAATCGATTGTATAAAATTTGATTTTGAAACAGCTCTTGAACAGATAGAAGCTGCCCTCGATACCAACCGTCAAAATAATAGTGCAATTATTCTAAAAGCTGTTGTGCTTCATAAAATAGGTCAAAAAGATCAAGCACAATTAATATTAGAAGATTTGCAAAAAATAGATGCCTTAGACCAATGGGCGAATTATGAACTTGCAACAATTATTCATGATTTTGCAGCATTTTTAAAATCTTCGAGAAATGATGCACAAACAATTATAGATATTGCTTTTGAATATGCAGAGGCTGGATGTTACCAAGAAGCAATCGAACTGCTTAAACTCCATTTGGCAAATGATGTAGCAGAATGTGCCGTGCCAAATCCAATGGGACAGTCTGTAATGCCAAAGTTTATTTTATCTTGGTTATATGCAAAAATTGGAAATAAATCAGAATCGCAAGAATGGTTAGAGCAAGCAAGTAAATCCTCATTCAATTACTTTTTCCCATCTCGTTTAAGTGAACAGTTAGTTTTAGAATGGGCACTCCAACAAATGCCAGATTGCCATTTAGCAGCTTATGGTCTAGGTAATTATTTCTTTAATCTAAAAAGACATAAAGATGCCATAAAAGTTTGGGAACAAGCAGCAACTTCTAATTGCAAATATGCTACGCTGTATAGAAACCTCGGAATAGCTTACTGGAACACTCAAACTGACGGAGAAAAAGCCAAAGCCTCATTTACAAAAGCAATAGATTTAGCTCCGGAAGATATGCGTATCCATTTTGAGTTTGATCAATTATGCAAGAAATTAAATAACGATCCTACTTTGAGGTTGAAAAAGATTGAAAGCCTTGGCGATTTGATTTTAAGTAGAGACGATTTTAGTGTAGAGTTAGCTGCACTTTATAATTATGCAGTGCGATACGAAAAAGCCTTAGACCTTTTAACTCATCGAAACTTTCATCCTTGGGAAGGTGGAGAAGGGCAAGTATTGAAACAATATACTTATGCTTGCTTAAAACTCGGGCAACAAGCATTGGCAAAAGGTGATGCGAAACTTGCTATAACATATTTCGAAAAGTCGTTGAATACACCCGATAATTTGGGCGAAAAATACCATCCACTTCAAGCAAAAGCACACATCAATTATTGGAAGGGAATGGCATGTAAAGCTGGTGGTTTAGCAGAGGAAGCGGTAAAATATTTTACAGAGAGTGCTACTGAAAATGGAGACTTTATTGATATGGCTGTAAGCGATTATTCTGAGATGTCTTTTTATAAAGCACTGTCTCTTAAAGAGCTTGGCAAACAAGACGAGGCATTAAAAATCTTTAAAGGGATGAAAAACTTCTCAAATAAAAAATTAACAGAAACTGTAAAGATTGACTATTTGGCTACATCACTTCCGTTACTTTTAGTTTTTGAAGATGATATTCAATTAAGAAATGAAATAGATGCCAAGCACCTTTTAGCTTTAGCACATATTGGATTGGGTAATAAAACGGAAGCTAAAAAATTACTGGATTATGTAAAGGCTCTTAACACCATGCATACAGGAGTAAAAGAAGCTTTATTATTTATAAAAAGTGAAGTTGTATCTTAA
- a CDS encoding helix-turn-helix domain-containing protein: protein MRSRNANTQKLMRQGFTGEKMMVVPRELIKKYLANNVVNNLYLTDIGYFPKALNHFRNRPNGSLEYILIYCIEGQGIIKTKNQKFELTPNSFYIISPQEKHTYQSSGSMPWSIYWVHFTGKTVSYLYQKFSDLNNGNPVPISNPQSKTTEFDHILDLFSLGYRDEVFEYSSMLLHKLIGSFLYDSLISPNTIQNDDTVKRIVEFMNEHIYDTLTIKDIEKHFGKSSSTLFTIFKNKTGHSIMQFFSLIKIQKACELINLTSMSIKEISYKLDYQDPLYFSRVFKKFMGVPPTKYKRENNS from the coding sequence ATGAGAAGCAGGAATGCAAATACGCAGAAGCTAATGCGGCAAGGGTTTACGGGAGAAAAAATGATGGTAGTTCCAAGGGAATTAATCAAGAAATATCTGGCAAATAACGTTGTAAATAACTTATACTTAACCGATATCGGCTATTTCCCAAAAGCACTAAACCATTTTAGAAACCGACCAAATGGTTCTCTTGAATATATTCTTATTTATTGTATTGAAGGACAAGGTATAATTAAAACTAAAAATCAAAAGTTTGAACTAACACCAAATTCATTTTATATTATTTCTCCACAAGAGAAACATACTTATCAGTCTAGTGGATCTATGCCTTGGAGTATTTATTGGGTGCACTTTACGGGTAAAACTGTCAGCTATCTCTATCAAAAGTTTAGCGATTTAAATAACGGGAATCCAGTTCCAATTTCTAATCCACAAAGCAAAACAACTGAATTTGATCACATACTCGATCTTTTTAGCCTTGGTTATAGGGACGAAGTGTTTGAATATTCGAGTATGCTACTTCATAAGCTTATTGGCTCTTTTCTTTATGATTCTTTAATTTCTCCAAATACTATTCAAAATGATGATACAGTAAAAAGAATTGTTGAATTTATGAATGAGCATATTTATGACACACTTACAATTAAAGACATTGAGAAGCATTTTGGGAAATCATCTTCTACTCTATTTACGATTTTTAAGAATAAAACAGGCCATTCAATTATGCAATTTTTTAGTCTTATCAAGATTCAAAAAGCTTGTGAGTTAATCAACTTAACCTCCATGTCAATAAAGGAAATCAGCTACAAACTAGATTACCAAGACCCCTTATATTTTTCTCGTGTATTCAAAAAATTTATGGGTGTACCTCCTACAAAATATAAAAGAGAAAATAATAGTTGA
- a CDS encoding iron-containing alcohol dehydrogenase produces MSKLFIAGEVFHGAGSLSELKEIKGKKAFFVLGGGSMKRNGTLEKAIDFLKKAGIESVVFDGVEEDPSSATCLKGAEAMRNFEPDWIIGLGGCSAIDAAKTMWIFYEHPETNFDDLTKPFSVPTLRNKAKFIAIPSTSGTGTETTGLAVITDRDKGVKYPIVSYELTPDIAIVDGEICASMPAHVTSNTGLDALTHCVEAFVSNIDDNYADVLSKGGLEIVFDNLEEAVNNPQNIQARQNMHDASFMAGLAFNNAWLGIVHSLSHQVGALYGIPHGCSNAIFLPNVIRYNELATEKYPALAKVIGGNSAEDLAVSIEQLREKVGNISSIKEFGISKEDWDKNLDYIAKNALADPCTGFNPRVPTLEELKAIYNACYEGIIYTETVATA; encoded by the coding sequence ATGAGCAAATTATTCATCGCAGGAGAGGTATTTCACGGAGCAGGAAGCCTTTCAGAATTAAAAGAAATTAAAGGTAAAAAAGCTTTCTTCGTATTAGGCGGAGGTTCAATGAAAAGGAACGGAACGTTGGAGAAAGCAATTGACTTCTTAAAAAAAGCTGGAATTGAAAGTGTAGTTTTTGATGGTGTAGAAGAAGACCCATCATCTGCAACTTGTCTTAAAGGCGCAGAAGCTATGCGTAATTTTGAACCAGATTGGATAATTGGTTTAGGGGGGTGTTCGGCAATAGATGCAGCTAAAACTATGTGGATTTTTTATGAGCATCCTGAAACCAATTTCGATGATTTAACAAAACCATTTAGTGTTCCTACACTTAGAAATAAGGCAAAATTTATTGCCATTCCTTCAACAAGTGGAACAGGAACCGAAACAACTGGTTTAGCTGTAATTACCGATAGAGATAAAGGTGTAAAATATCCGATTGTATCATACGAGCTAACGCCTGATATTGCTATTGTAGATGGTGAAATTTGTGCTTCAATGCCTGCACATGTTACCTCAAATACAGGATTAGATGCATTAACTCACTGTGTAGAAGCATTTGTTTCTAACATTGACGACAATTATGCAGATGTGCTTTCTAAAGGCGGACTAGAAATTGTTTTTGATAACTTGGAAGAAGCCGTAAACAATCCTCAAAACATACAAGCTAGACAAAATATGCACGATGCTTCTTTTATGGCAGGATTGGCATTTAACAATGCTTGGTTAGGAATTGTACACTCATTATCGCACCAAGTAGGGGCATTATACGGCATTCCTCATGGTTGTTCTAATGCGATCTTCTTACCAAATGTGATTCGTTACAACGAATTAGCTACAGAAAAATACCCTGCTTTGGCAAAAGTCATTGGCGGTAATTCTGCAGAAGATTTAGCTGTTTCAATTGAGCAGTTAAGAGAAAAAGTTGGTAATATCTCATCTATCAAAGAATTTGGTATTTCAAAAGAAGATTGGGATAAAAACCTAGACTATATTGCTAAAAATGCATTGGCTGATCCTTGTACAGGATTTAACCCTCGTGTTCCAACTCTTGAGGAGTTAAAAGCTATCTATAATGCTTGCTACGAAGGTATTATTTATACTGAAACAGTAGCAACAGCTTAA
- a CDS encoding sensor histidine kinase: MTRFKGSTRLISITAWLLFFTFPLLRTTGEKNDILSLLQSFAYWQFCLCYFAIFYLNSKFLAPRLLLKNNYILYVVSIIAIGACVFFIKPFDALIQHSKSLGYITLPPSVMPYNDFSGPEKREGNGDSRPFPPPRDFGPEGPERSDNPFAVRDVTSLFILVVILTLSTATESTQRWQVTERRVTKAEAEKAKAELSFLKAQINPHFLFNTLNNIYTLAVTGNEKTADSIMKLSNIMRFVTDDVREDSIPLIREVECLKDYIDLQKLRLGKKADITFEATGSLKSTSISPMILLTFVENAFKHGISKHAASPIVIKIEARPDKISFFCQNRLFDNQTKQERNGIGIKNTRQRLQHVYPSNYILEINRADQLFTVTLEINKA, encoded by the coding sequence ATGACACGCTTTAAAGGTTCGACCAGATTAATTTCCATTACAGCCTGGCTGCTGTTTTTTACTTTTCCTTTATTAAGAACAACTGGAGAAAAAAATGATATTCTTTCTTTACTACAATCATTTGCTTACTGGCAGTTCTGCTTGTGTTATTTTGCCATTTTCTATCTCAATTCAAAATTTTTAGCACCAAGACTATTATTAAAAAATAATTACATTTTATATGTTGTTTCCATCATCGCTATTGGAGCTTGTGTATTCTTTATAAAACCATTCGATGCATTAATCCAACATTCCAAAAGTTTGGGCTACATTACTTTGCCACCTTCTGTGATGCCGTATAACGATTTTTCTGGTCCAGAAAAAAGAGAAGGAAATGGTGATAGCCGACCTTTTCCACCACCAAGAGATTTTGGGCCAGAAGGCCCTGAACGTTCAGATAATCCTTTTGCCGTTAGAGATGTAACAAGTTTATTTATTTTGGTAGTAATATTAACATTGAGTACAGCAACTGAATCTACCCAACGTTGGCAAGTTACAGAGAGACGAGTAACCAAAGCGGAAGCAGAAAAGGCTAAAGCAGAACTCTCCTTTTTAAAGGCACAAATTAACCCTCATTTTCTATTTAACACATTGAATAATATTTATACTCTGGCGGTTACAGGCAATGAAAAAACTGCCGATAGTATAATGAAACTGTCTAACATTATGCGTTTTGTAACCGACGATGTGCGGGAAGATAGTATACCATTAATCCGTGAAGTAGAATGTTTAAAGGATTATATTGATTTGCAAAAGTTACGATTGGGCAAAAAAGCAGATATTACTTTTGAAGCAACTGGCAGCTTAAAATCTACCAGCATTAGCCCGATGATTTTGCTTACGTTTGTAGAAAATGCTTTTAAGCATGGCATAAGCAAACACGCAGCTTCACCAATTGTAATTAAGATTGAGGCAAGGCCTGATAAAATTTCTTTTTTCTGCCAAAATCGCCTTTTCGATAACCAGACAAAACAAGAGCGAAACGGAATAGGTATTAAAAATACCAGACAAAGATTGCAACATGTTTATCCATCTAATTACATATTGGAGATAAATCGAGCAGACCAATTATTTACCGTTACCTTGGAAATAAACAAAGCATGA
- a CDS encoding Crp/Fnr family transcriptional regulator, which produces MKQFLESFNILTKEEIELFCDSVIPKYLKRGDFYIKEGKTCKEVAFVVSGFFRSFYYSSAGEEVTYCFTFENSFITAYSSFISQTPTQENIQALIDIELLTISRQVIEKLENSSSNWLRLFKHLSEQEYIKLEKRVFVLQKETAEKKYADLLRNHADYLNLIPLNYLASYLGITQRHLSRLRKSMSN; this is translated from the coding sequence ATGAAACAATTTTTAGAGTCTTTTAATATTTTGACTAAAGAAGAAATAGAACTTTTTTGTGATTCTGTTATTCCCAAGTATTTAAAGAGAGGAGATTTTTATATTAAAGAGGGTAAAACTTGTAAAGAAGTGGCGTTTGTTGTTTCTGGCTTTTTCAGATCGTTTTATTACTCATCAGCAGGAGAGGAGGTAACCTATTGTTTTACTTTCGAGAATTCATTTATAACAGCTTATTCTTCTTTTATTTCTCAAACACCTACACAAGAAAATATTCAAGCTTTAATAGATATCGAACTGTTAACTATTAGTAGACAAGTAATTGAAAAATTAGAAAATAGTAGTAGTAATTGGTTAAGATTATTTAAACATTTGTCTGAGCAAGAGTATATTAAATTGGAAAAAAGGGTTTTTGTTTTGCAAAAAGAAACTGCCGAAAAAAAATATGCAGATTTGCTTCGTAACCATGCAGACTACTTAAATTTAATACCACTAAATTATCTAGCTTCTTACTTGGGCATCACTCAAAGACATTTAAGTAGATTAAGAAAATCGATGTCGAATTAG
- a CDS encoding LytR/AlgR family response regulator transcription factor: MNTKKIKCIAIDDEPLALELIEEYIKDFPSFELIQTFEDAINGAEFLKKADIDVLFVDIQMPDITGIDLVASLENKPIVIFTTAYRNYAYEGFELEAMDYLVKPISKDRFERAINKTLEYYQYKHGTVKNPSEVFYVYAKYQKIKIVQDEVLYIESLKDYCTIYLEDGESITTLMPLKKLSEMLSPDKFFRVHRSFIISIQKIKSFIKQKVTLTNGKELPVSSKYANELQNTLGS, from the coding sequence ATGAACACGAAAAAAATAAAGTGTATCGCCATAGACGATGAACCACTCGCTTTAGAATTAATTGAAGAATACATCAAAGATTTTCCATCGTTTGAGTTGATTCAAACTTTTGAAGATGCAATTAATGGTGCTGAATTTTTAAAAAAAGCTGATATAGATGTGTTGTTTGTAGACATTCAAATGCCAGATATTACAGGAATAGATTTGGTGGCTTCGTTAGAAAATAAACCTATTGTGATTTTTACAACTGCATACCGCAACTATGCCTACGAAGGTTTCGAGCTTGAAGCAATGGATTATCTGGTAAAGCCCATCTCTAAAGATCGTTTTGAACGTGCTATTAACAAAACACTAGAATACTATCAATACAAGCACGGAACAGTTAAAAATCCTTCAGAAGTTTTTTATGTTTATGCTAAATACCAGAAAATTAAAATTGTGCAAGATGAGGTACTTTATATAGAAAGCCTCAAAGATTATTGCACTATCTATCTGGAAGATGGTGAAAGTATTACCACACTGATGCCCTTAAAAAAGCTTTCTGAAATGCTAAGCCCAGACAAGTTCTTTAGAGTCCATAGGAGCTTTATTATTTCTATTCAAAAGATAAAATCATTCATCAAACAAAAAGTAACACTCACCAATGGCAAAGAGCTGCCAGTAAGTAGTAAATATGCAAATGAGTTGCAAAATACATTAGGTTCCTGA